The proteins below are encoded in one region of Tindallia magadiensis:
- a CDS encoding MBL fold metallo-hydrolase — protein sequence MLLKHYFTGKIAHSSYILAGEKTCAVIDPQRDVDHYIEEARQQGVTITHIIQTHLHADFISGHMDLAEKTGATIYVAKSAGCTFEHVALSEGDVIKLENMELQVLETPGHTPEHLSYVVIDKSRSDSPVGVFTGDTLFVGDVGRPDLFPDQAQELAGKLYHSLHEKLMKLPDYCEVYPAHGAGSLCGRSMGAKWRSTIGYERRFNQTLQIQDKETFIKSLTENMPPAPDHFSRCSDVNRKGPEKVKDLPRLEKLSPTDFCQKIQEEEYVVLDTRNYLAFGSQHIPGSWHLDLNGNFPTFAGWVLPTDKKIILVADDFQKVQEAVLWARRVGVDQIVAYLDGGITSWVTAGLRTTSVQQISAETLHDMVVGEEDFVMLDVRAPGEYEESHIEGAYNIPVAELRSRYKELDKNRKMVLACSSGNRSSLGTSILEQKGFKHLINVAGGMSGYSAAGHAKECRACINPHGSRFYAKNNS from the coding sequence ATGCTTTTAAAACATTATTTTACAGGAAAGATTGCACATAGCTCGTACATTCTGGCAGGTGAAAAAACCTGTGCCGTAATCGATCCTCAACGGGATGTGGATCATTATATTGAAGAGGCCCGTCAGCAGGGGGTGACCATTACCCATATTATCCAAACCCATTTACATGCAGATTTTATTTCTGGTCATATGGATTTAGCAGAAAAAACCGGAGCAACCATTTATGTGGCAAAATCGGCAGGATGTACCTTTGAACATGTGGCTCTTTCGGAGGGTGATGTGATTAAACTGGAAAATATGGAACTACAGGTATTAGAAACACCGGGGCATACTCCTGAACATTTGAGCTATGTGGTTATTGACAAATCCAGATCAGACAGCCCGGTAGGAGTATTTACTGGCGATACATTGTTTGTGGGGGATGTAGGTCGCCCGGACCTTTTTCCGGATCAGGCTCAGGAACTAGCTGGGAAACTGTATCATAGCCTTCATGAAAAATTGATGAAACTACCGGATTATTGTGAAGTATATCCAGCTCATGGTGCTGGTTCTCTTTGTGGACGGTCAATGGGTGCTAAGTGGCGAAGCACTATCGGGTATGAAAGACGGTTTAATCAGACGCTTCAAATACAAGACAAAGAAACGTTTATTAAATCTCTGACAGAAAACATGCCGCCGGCACCAGACCATTTTAGTCGATGCAGCGATGTGAATCGAAAAGGGCCTGAAAAAGTGAAAGATCTTCCACGATTGGAAAAATTATCGCCTACAGACTTTTGTCAAAAAATCCAGGAAGAGGAATATGTTGTTTTAGATACCAGAAATTATTTAGCCTTTGGAAGTCAACATATACCAGGATCTTGGCACTTGGATTTGAACGGAAACTTCCCTACTTTTGCTGGATGGGTTCTTCCAACAGACAAAAAAATAATATTGGTAGCCGATGATTTTCAAAAGGTTCAAGAGGCTGTACTTTGGGCACGGCGTGTAGGAGTGGATCAGATTGTTGCCTATTTGGATGGCGGCATTACCAGTTGGGTAACGGCTGGATTAAGAACTACTTCGGTACAGCAGATTTCGGCTGAAACCCTTCATGATATGGTAGTTGGAGAGGAAGACTTTGTGATGTTGGATGTTAGAGCTCCTGGTGAATATGAAGAGAGTCATATAGAAGGAGCCTACAACATACCGGTAGCTGAGCTTCGAAGTCGCTATAAAGAATTAGATAAAAATCGGAAAATGGTGCTAGCCTGCAGCTCTGGAAATCGTTCTAGTTTAGGTACCAGCATTTTGGAGCAAAAGGGCTTTAAGCATTTAATTAATGTAGCTGGCGGCATGTCAGGCTATAGTGCGGCAGGGCATGCAAAAGAATGTCGAGCCTGTATTAATCCTCATGGGTCAAGGTTTTATGCAAAAAATAATTCCTAG
- a CDS encoding SLC13 family permease — protein sequence MDTPMMIVFGLLLFTILMLLLDVLRIDLIALIVMLTLGWTRVLSAQETFAGFSSNAVIAMISVMMMSHGLSKTGVVDGFTYWLVEKSGNDKKKIMLFLSLAAGLLSGVMITVGVAAIFLPVVLRVARSQKIQVSELMMPMGFASILGANLTMVGSAPLILLNDLLVSEGMTEYGLLAVFPVGILLLVTGLMYFWIGGSRLLPQKSNGITELTEQEQWMEKLSICRNIEYYQIPSASPLHGKTIESSELWKKYPVHIVAIKEGDQVIWAPWRETQLLAGQFLAIQGQASTVTDFARKHYLEKIEAKKQFPSLADSETAGFVEIMIPPRSPIEGKTLREISFRKRYAVEPLMIFRQGEKVEKDLSDYQLQQGDTLVVHGEWNHIEEMDDRDHFLVITSYEKKSQVLNKSWVAVVCLVMAVWLTIMGIPVSMAFLTSAVLMVLSGVFSIEEAYRVVDWKVVFLLAGLIPLGNAMQKTGAAEWLAEQVIRGIQGGPPSLLLISVAVMASFFSLFMSNVGAVVILVPLVTSMAALEGVDPRPMALLAAVCASNSFMLPTHQVNALLLSPGGYRNMDFVKAGGGMTLLYIMVTVVVFRLFLV from the coding sequence ATGGATACACCAATGATGATTGTGTTTGGATTACTTCTTTTCACCATCCTTATGTTGCTTCTGGATGTTTTGCGGATTGATCTGATTGCATTGATCGTAATGCTGACCTTGGGATGGACACGGGTTTTATCAGCACAAGAAACCTTTGCCGGTTTTTCCAGCAATGCTGTTATTGCTATGATATCGGTGATGATGATGAGTCATGGACTATCAAAAACAGGTGTTGTAGATGGGTTTACCTATTGGTTGGTGGAAAAAAGCGGTAATGATAAGAAAAAAATAATGCTGTTTCTTTCACTGGCGGCAGGTCTTTTGTCAGGAGTCATGATAACGGTAGGCGTGGCGGCTATCTTTTTGCCGGTTGTTCTGAGGGTTGCCAGAAGTCAAAAGATACAGGTGTCGGAGTTGATGATGCCCATGGGATTTGCTTCTATTTTGGGAGCTAATTTGACGATGGTGGGTTCAGCACCGCTAATCCTGCTAAATGATCTTTTGGTCAGCGAAGGTATGACGGAGTACGGACTATTGGCTGTCTTTCCGGTGGGGATCCTATTATTAGTAACTGGATTAATGTACTTTTGGATAGGTGGCAGCCGGTTACTGCCACAGAAAAGTAATGGCATCACAGAATTGACGGAACAGGAACAATGGATGGAAAAACTGAGCATATGCCGCAATATCGAGTATTATCAAATACCTTCTGCTTCACCGCTTCACGGAAAAACCATCGAAAGCTCTGAGCTTTGGAAAAAGTATCCGGTACACATCGTGGCGATCAAAGAAGGGGATCAGGTGATCTGGGCCCCATGGCGAGAAACACAACTATTGGCGGGCCAATTTCTTGCTATCCAAGGTCAAGCTTCGACGGTTACAGACTTTGCTAGGAAACATTATCTGGAAAAAATAGAGGCGAAAAAGCAGTTTCCTTCTTTAGCTGATTCTGAAACGGCTGGATTTGTGGAAATAATGATTCCGCCCAGATCTCCAATAGAAGGCAAAACGTTAAGAGAGATTTCTTTTCGGAAACGTTATGCGGTGGAACCCTTGATGATTTTCAGGCAGGGAGAAAAAGTAGAAAAGGACCTGTCGGATTACCAGCTTCAGCAAGGTGATACACTGGTAGTTCATGGAGAGTGGAATCATATAGAAGAAATGGATGATCGGGATCATTTTTTGGTTATCACCTCCTATGAAAAAAAATCACAGGTTCTTAACAAGTCATGGGTAGCTGTTGTTTGTCTGGTGATGGCCGTATGGTTAACGATTATGGGAATACCGGTTTCCATGGCGTTTTTAACCAGTGCTGTTTTGATGGTTCTTTCAGGTGTTTTTTCCATTGAAGAAGCCTATCGGGTAGTCGACTGGAAAGTCGTTTTTTTGCTAGCAGGCTTGATTCCGCTAGGGAATGCCATGCAAAAAACCGGAGCCGCTGAATGGTTAGCCGAGCAAGTAATAAGAGGAATCCAAGGAGGACCACCTAGCTTATTACTCATATCCGTTGCGGTGATGGCGAGCTTCTTTTCCTTATTTATGTCCAACGTTGGAGCTGTTGTCATCCTTGTTCCACTGGTAACCAGTATGGCTGCTTTGGAAGGCGTAGATCCCAGACCAATGGCTTTGCTGGCGGCAGTATGTGCTTCTAACTCTTTTATGTTACCTACCCATCAGGTGAATGCATTATTGCTTTCTCCAGGTGGTTATCGAAATATGGATTTTGTGAAAGCAGGAGGGGGTATGACGCTTCTTTATATCATGGTGACGGTTGTCGTTTTTCGATTGTTTCTAGTGTAG
- a CDS encoding ATP-binding cassette domain-containing protein, whose amino-acid sequence MIRCEAVTKSFGKNKALNNCSFEISGPTLTGVIGVNGAGKTSLLKMLAGFLKPDSGEAYVLDQPAFHSMMVAQNLILIEEGMPFYPNAVLSELVDSYHRFYGNFSKPLAQKLIDYFQLNPAQPYQKLSKGMASRFRVVLGLAAQAPITLLDEPNTGMDPSMRKDLYQLILKDYIKNPRIMLISSHYLGEIEQTLEEILLIHKGAVMKHDCLESFQSSLISLQGRPEKIAALEKKVKTYDQKDYGPGQRQIILRTSDFEELGLSEEEKQLELEVKGISSEDCFIYLTKQEGGNLNDIYDS is encoded by the coding sequence ATGATTCGATGTGAAGCAGTAACAAAATCCTTTGGGAAAAACAAGGCGTTAAATAACTGTAGCTTTGAAATTTCGGGACCAACGCTCACAGGGGTTATTGGGGTGAATGGTGCTGGAAAAACCTCTTTGCTTAAGATGCTAGCTGGTTTTCTAAAGCCTGACAGCGGAGAAGCCTATGTATTGGATCAACCGGCTTTTCACAGCATGATGGTTGCTCAGAATCTTATCCTGATTGAAGAAGGAATGCCATTTTATCCTAATGCAGTACTTTCTGAGCTGGTAGATTCTTATCATCGATTTTATGGGAATTTTAGTAAACCGTTGGCTCAAAAGTTAATAGACTATTTTCAATTAAATCCAGCACAACCATATCAAAAACTTTCAAAAGGGATGGCTAGTCGATTTCGAGTGGTTTTAGGTTTGGCGGCACAAGCGCCTATTACATTGTTGGATGAACCAAATACTGGCATGGATCCAAGCATGCGAAAAGATTTATATCAATTGATTCTAAAAGATTATATAAAAAATCCAAGAATCATGCTTATATCCAGTCATTATCTGGGAGAGATAGAACAAACTCTTGAAGAGATATTATTGATTCATAAAGGGGCTGTCATGAAACATGACTGTCTGGAATCGTTTCAAAGCTCTTTGATTTCTTTGCAAGGTCGTCCGGAAAAAATAGCGGCTTTAGAGAAAAAGGTAAAAACCTACGACCAAAAGGATTATGGTCCAGGACAGCGTCAGATTATCCTGCGAACAAGTGACTTTGAAGAGTTGGGTTTATCAGAGGAAGAAAAGCAACTGGAACTGGAAGTGAAAGGTATTTCTTCGGAAGACTGTTTTATCTACCTTACAAAACAAGAAGGAGGAAATCTCAATGACATCTATGATTCATAA
- a CDS encoding GntR family transcriptional regulator, producing MKFFEGTDPIYVQIADWLENEILSEQVKAGEKIYSQYKLADIFGINPATALKGLNRLVEKNLVYKKRGLGMFVEDDALEILKKERRDHGMRNQIRDLVEEAKRLDVSKDILMEMIEKEIEKAGDSNDSM from the coding sequence ATGAAATTCTTTGAAGGAACAGATCCTATTTATGTTCAAATTGCTGATTGGCTGGAAAATGAAATCCTTTCAGAACAAGTGAAAGCAGGAGAAAAAATATATTCTCAATATAAACTGGCTGATATTTTTGGGATTAATCCGGCAACCGCCTTGAAAGGGCTTAATCGGTTGGTAGAGAAAAATCTGGTTTATAAAAAAAGAGGATTGGGAATGTTTGTAGAAGATGATGCACTGGAAATATTAAAAAAAGAACGACGAGATCATGGGATGAGAAATCAGATCAGAGATTTGGTAGAAGAAGCGAAACGATTGGATGTATCGAAAGACATTCTGATGGAAATGATAGAAAAGGAAATAGAAAAGGCGGGAGACAGTAATGATTCGATGTGA
- a CDS encoding dipeptidase, whose product MDKNNLKEKRRGSLWKHPYKKSRFQKWTPMILMLLFGSMAMKVVIAEMPISKGWEETHHSSIVVDMHNDTMMKVVDSHTWLPVVDIGKEPLEGFQLDLHKAQQGGLNVAFYAAYTADQRDVDDVVARTNSRSLALINALYWTIEQNQDNMILARNTQEIEAGLAEGKHVAVASLEGMYQFGGENSKALLRQYHDLGIRAAGLVWNSPNRLGAGANVANNEANAGLTEAGREIISEMNRLGILVDVSHMNEKTFFDTLETTQVPVIASHSGVDGVRPHVRNLSDEQLLQLKENGGVVSINFWRTALADPGSSATVKHIVDHIDYAVNLIGIDHVGLGSDFDGATMPKDLPDASYLPSITKELASRGYHQEEIKKIVGGNNQRVLKEAEKFAEKQVRYPWLQPPRLRIVPDVQMGEIVYNTKPTLSAKIVDGGDGAGNFFQYSIIVNGIAYQPSYHPDTGYISYQMERDLLGKGHTEKEGNFHVVTFLARNPMGVEVRETVIFYVL is encoded by the coding sequence ATGGATAAAAACAATCTGAAGGAAAAACGAAGGGGAAGTCTGTGGAAGCATCCTTATAAAAAATCTAGATTTCAAAAATGGACACCAATGATTTTAATGCTGCTGTTTGGTTCTATGGCAATGAAAGTGGTTATTGCTGAAATGCCTATATCAAAAGGGTGGGAAGAAACCCACCACTCTTCAATAGTGGTGGATATGCACAATGATACCATGATGAAGGTAGTGGACAGTCATACGTGGTTGCCGGTAGTGGATATTGGGAAAGAACCACTGGAAGGCTTTCAGTTGGATCTACACAAAGCTCAACAAGGTGGTTTGAACGTAGCTTTTTATGCGGCCTATACAGCTGATCAAAGGGATGTTGACGACGTTGTTGCCAGAACCAACAGTCGTTCTCTTGCGTTGATTAATGCCTTGTATTGGACCATTGAACAAAATCAGGATAATATGATTCTGGCTAGAAACACACAAGAAATAGAAGCGGGGCTGGCTGAAGGAAAACATGTTGCTGTTGCAAGTTTGGAAGGGATGTATCAATTTGGCGGAGAAAACAGTAAAGCGCTGCTACGACAGTATCACGATTTGGGAATTCGGGCCGCAGGCCTTGTTTGGAACAGCCCTAATAGATTAGGTGCAGGAGCTAATGTTGCTAATAATGAGGCAAATGCAGGGTTGACAGAGGCAGGTCGAGAGATTATTTCTGAAATGAACCGTCTAGGAATACTGGTGGATGTTTCTCATATGAATGAAAAAACATTTTTCGATACCCTTGAAACTACACAAGTACCAGTGATTGCTTCTCATTCAGGAGTGGATGGGGTACGACCGCATGTACGCAATTTATCCGATGAACAACTGCTTCAACTAAAAGAGAATGGCGGAGTGGTAAGCATTAACTTTTGGAGAACAGCTTTAGCGGACCCGGGAAGCTCAGCGACGGTTAAGCATATTGTAGATCACATTGATTATGCGGTGAACTTAATAGGCATCGATCATGTGGGGCTCGGATCAGATTTTGACGGAGCTACAATGCCTAAAGACCTTCCAGATGCATCTTACTTACCCAGTATTACAAAAGAATTGGCGAGTAGGGGCTACCATCAAGAAGAAATCAAAAAAATAGTGGGTGGAAATAATCAACGGGTTCTAAAGGAGGCAGAAAAATTTGCAGAAAAACAGGTGCGTTACCCATGGTTACAACCACCTCGATTAAGAATTGTGCCGGACGTTCAAATGGGAGAAATAGTTTATAATACCAAGCCTACGCTTTCGGCAAAAATAGTGGATGGGGGCGATGGTGCAGGGAACTTTTTTCAATATAGCATTATTGTAAACGGGATCGCTTATCAGCCGTCATATCATCCGGATACGGGCTATATTTCTTATCAAATGGAGAGGGATCTGCTAGGAAAAGGACATACTGAAAAGGAAGGGAATTTTCATGTGGTAACATTTTTAGCGAGAAACCCGATGGGCGTAGAGGTCAGAGAAACAGTGATTTTTTATGTTCTATAG
- a CDS encoding 5' nucleotidase, NT5C type: MNTFSLTIGIDIDATLTEPYYWLPFTNEYFGLNQKPEDMTCYDLAVNLGISEEEYLEFYLEHGEKIHRHSPIRKEAPSILQDMYPTHQLYYITARHPNMEKVTKDWLSRHAIPQNGLFLLGSHDKVGKAQELRCDLFIEDRYENARAIAESGVDVLLMDCTYNRNQEMLPNMKRIENWYQVQDVISTMEKNRLTLKNL, from the coding sequence ATGAACACTTTTTCACTCACCATTGGAATTGACATTGACGCTACCTTAACCGAGCCTTATTATTGGCTGCCATTTACCAATGAATATTTTGGACTGAATCAAAAACCGGAAGATATGACCTGCTATGACTTAGCTGTTAATCTGGGAATTTCGGAAGAAGAATATCTGGAATTCTACTTGGAACACGGAGAAAAAATTCATCGTCATAGCCCTATCAGAAAAGAAGCACCCAGTATTTTACAAGATATGTACCCAACACATCAGCTATATTATATTACAGCCAGGCACCCAAATATGGAGAAGGTTACAAAAGACTGGCTGAGTCGACATGCCATACCACAAAACGGCTTATTTCTCTTAGGAAGTCATGATAAAGTAGGGAAAGCTCAGGAGCTTCGATGCGATCTTTTTATTGAGGACCGTTATGAAAACGCCAGAGCTATTGCTGAGTCTGGAGTGGATGTATTGCTCATGGACTGCACTTATAATAGGAACCAGGAAATGCTTCCCAATATGAAACGAATCGAAAACTGGTATCAGGTGCAGGATGTCATTTCCACCATGGAAAAAAACAGGCTTACGCTGAAAAATCTCTAA
- a CDS encoding methyl-accepting chemotaxis protein, translating into MVDLLSASIKNYGRKCPEIHGEIKLEKAIQLYDDNTDCIVVIEERKPVGLLIKERIYAQLSTLYGPFLYPNKSVSKMMHTALLMVNENDTMLDVMQKIHRYQGDFGEHIVITANERVAGIISLDNFFDLMTEIQKEESNKQMGSISNKVKDVTELAEIITRITSVANMHETKSMFAKEVTCNGQHVLNEVVKRVHLINQISDDHMNHISRLESQMKKIFELLNGIHRISKQTNLLSLNATIEASRAGKEGAGFQVVANEVRCLSEEVDAAVSQITDYVTTSLAETNQTRETLEKSRKDFMESTALVKEMESHFLNLFRLTEEMSSGMVDISENIRHVDEEVERVAEGMNMMAGDVNNNLKRLFFIEEIKNRQFRDFSA; encoded by the coding sequence ATGGTAGATTTATTATCCGCATCAATTAAAAATTATGGAAGAAAATGCCCAGAAATTCATGGCGAAATAAAATTGGAAAAGGCAATACAGCTATATGATGATAACACGGATTGCATTGTGGTGATAGAAGAAAGAAAGCCGGTAGGTTTGTTAATCAAAGAACGAATATATGCTCAACTAAGTACCTTATACGGTCCTTTTTTATATCCTAATAAATCTGTCAGCAAAATGATGCATACGGCGTTGCTAATGGTAAACGAAAACGATACGATGTTAGATGTCATGCAGAAAATTCATCGATATCAAGGAGATTTTGGAGAACATATTGTAATCACAGCCAATGAAAGAGTGGCAGGAATTATCTCTTTAGATAATTTTTTTGATCTAATGACAGAAATTCAAAAAGAAGAGTCTAACAAACAAATGGGAAGTATTTCCAATAAGGTGAAAGACGTAACAGAGCTGGCAGAAATTATCACACGTATTACCTCGGTAGCAAACATGCACGAAACAAAGAGCATGTTTGCTAAAGAAGTTACTTGCAATGGACAACACGTCTTAAATGAGGTAGTGAAACGAGTTCATCTGATTAATCAAATATCCGATGATCATATGAATCATATCAGCAGATTAGAATCACAAATGAAAAAAATATTTGAATTATTGAATGGGATTCATCGTATTTCAAAACAGACGAATCTACTTTCCTTAAATGCAACAATAGAGGCTTCGAGAGCCGGGAAAGAAGGCGCTGGGTTTCAAGTGGTAGCCAATGAAGTTCGATGCTTATCGGAAGAAGTAGATGCGGCGGTATCTCAGATTACAGATTATGTGACAACCTCTTTGGCAGAAACCAACCAAACCAGAGAAACGCTGGAAAAAAGCCGCAAGGACTTTATGGAATCTACAGCCTTAGTAAAGGAAATGGAAAGCCACTTTCTGAATCTGTTTAGGCTGACAGAAGAAATGAGTAGTGGAATGGTTGATATATCTGAAAACATACGCCATGTGGACGAAGAAGTAGAGCGAGTTGCGGAAGGGATGAACATGATGGCTGGAGATGTAAATAATAATTTGAAGCGATTATTCTTTATTGAAGAGATTAAAAACAGGCAGTTTAGAGATTTTTCAGCGTAA
- a CDS encoding EAL domain-containing protein has protein sequence MAVEKKMPNTDYQVFKYILNGGKIHSLFQPIVSLRTGEVLGYEALSRGPVDSSFYRPDYLFEYAHRIGEVWKLDLLCREKAIDNGSRFIGKKKLFINIDPLSIRDPEFQRGFTKQKLKEFQLNCADIVMEITEKTAIKDYAAFNEMLNSYREQGYSVAVDDAGSGYSGLRTVAETRPEYIKIDMELVRNVDKDRLKWELLKSIRTFSFSAGIQLIAEGIETIDECKKLIELEIDYGQGYWLGKPEKQGKAIAESVKHFIIQWNQNRRKIAQYGAFFQVKDIAVQDQTLSVHHSVKDADALFMNNNHRQGVVILKEDRPVGLIMRNKLEYLRIKAENEIGLFLEKKVEEVMDEQPMIIPDFLSVKEASFKAITRKEENKYDYIVITREGDYYGIISIAALLETAAGCSEA, from the coding sequence ATGGCTGTAGAGAAAAAAATGCCAAATACAGATTATCAAGTGTTTAAGTATATACTGAATGGGGGAAAAATACATTCACTGTTTCAACCGATTGTATCGTTAAGAACCGGAGAAGTATTGGGATATGAAGCTCTGAGTCGAGGACCGGTGGATAGTAGTTTTTATCGGCCGGATTATTTATTTGAATATGCTCATCGGATAGGAGAAGTGTGGAAACTAGACCTTCTTTGTCGAGAAAAAGCGATTGATAATGGCAGCCGGTTTATAGGGAAGAAAAAACTTTTTATTAACATAGATCCTTTGAGTATCCGAGATCCAGAATTTCAAAGAGGGTTTACAAAGCAAAAGTTAAAGGAGTTTCAGCTGAACTGCGCCGATATTGTAATGGAAATTACAGAAAAAACCGCGATAAAAGATTATGCGGCCTTTAACGAGATGCTCAACTCTTATCGGGAACAAGGATATTCAGTAGCGGTAGATGATGCAGGAAGTGGTTATTCAGGCCTTAGGACGGTTGCTGAAACAAGACCGGAATATATAAAAATTGATATGGAGTTAGTCCGCAATGTTGATAAAGATCGACTAAAATGGGAGTTGCTTAAAAGTATTCGCACTTTTTCTTTTAGCGCGGGCATTCAATTGATTGCTGAAGGGATTGAAACAATAGACGAATGTAAAAAATTAATAGAATTGGAAATTGATTATGGTCAGGGTTATTGGCTGGGAAAACCGGAAAAGCAAGGAAAAGCAATAGCAGAAAGTGTGAAGCATTTTATTATTCAGTGGAACCAGAATAGAAGAAAGATAGCTCAATATGGGGCCTTTTTTCAGGTAAAGGATATTGCCGTACAGGATCAAACTTTATCGGTCCATCACAGCGTAAAGGACGCTGATGCCTTATTTATGAATAATAATCATCGGCAGGGAGTGGTGATTCTTAAGGAAGATCGACCTGTTGGACTAATCATGCGCAATAAATTGGAGTATCTGAGAATAAAAGCGGAGAATGAAATAGGTCTGTTTCTTGAAAAAAAAGTGGAGGAAGTGATGGACGAGCAACCCATGATTATTCCGGATTTTTTATCAGTAAAAGAGGCATCTTTCAAAGCAATCACTCGTAAAGAAGAGAATAAGTATGATTATATAGTGATAACTCGGGAAGGGGATTATTACGGAATTATTTCTATTGCAGCTCTTTTGGAAACGGCGGCAGGTTGCAGCGAAGCCTAA
- a CDS encoding methyl-accepting chemotaxis protein: MKKTDEAKDLNKITNSITLKFIVIIVVAQLITPFLAGMINQQVDRVGLANLEIITIITSFTNLIILTVFMIYAVKWIILNRIKRLNRLVQKVADGDLSERLEITKNDEIGKLGVGINDMIDSLADMVKQSTISTEKIEIVSQELSRNTELIAQNMEGIRERTGNIEHKIHDTTQTVEKAVQDSTLLRERSQKIMESSERILERSNEAKQLAAKGQKAAQGVEEKVDNTTDSFNRLTKTTEVLQDYSDKISLVTETIQKISRQTGILAINAKIESARAGEAGKGFAVVADEVNTLAEETSSSAEEIEETMAALKDGIQELGSEMQEASLTLDEIKDAADNTKNTLTGIVTQIEKVDHRIQEINETNQKQADFSQDLSALMDQINSQTEFIEEAVENANELIETTSHSLRGINESTSEMTEQATETKQKLMKIKA; encoded by the coding sequence ATGAAGAAAACCGATGAAGCAAAAGATCTGAACAAGATTACGAACTCGATCACACTAAAGTTTATTGTTATTATTGTTGTGGCACAGTTGATTACTCCTTTTTTAGCCGGCATGATTAATCAGCAGGTTGATCGTGTAGGGTTGGCAAACCTGGAAATTATAACCATAATCACCTCCTTTACCAACTTAATTATCTTGACGGTTTTTATGATTTATGCAGTTAAATGGATTATATTGAACCGAATTAAAAGACTAAACAGACTGGTCCAAAAAGTAGCTGACGGCGATTTGTCTGAAAGACTGGAGATTACAAAAAATGATGAAATTGGTAAGCTGGGAGTAGGGATTAACGATATGATTGATAGTTTGGCTGATATGGTGAAACAGTCAACGATATCAACGGAGAAGATAGAAATCGTTAGTCAGGAGCTTAGTCGGAATACAGAGTTGATTGCTCAAAATATGGAAGGAATTAGAGAACGTACTGGTAATATTGAGCATAAAATTCATGATACCACCCAAACGGTTGAAAAAGCAGTACAAGATTCGACGCTTTTGCGGGAACGCAGTCAAAAAATTATGGAATCCTCTGAAAGAATATTGGAAAGATCCAACGAAGCAAAACAGCTAGCAGCAAAAGGTCAAAAGGCAGCACAAGGGGTGGAAGAGAAAGTTGATAATACGACAGACTCTTTTAATCGGTTGACAAAAACGACAGAAGTTTTACAGGATTACTCTGATAAAATTAGCTTGGTAACAGAAACGATTCAAAAGATATCACGTCAAACGGGTATTTTAGCAATTAATGCAAAAATAGAAAGTGCGCGGGCTGGTGAAGCGGGAAAAGGCTTTGCGGTGGTAGCTGACGAGGTAAATACGTTGGCAGAAGAAACCAGCTCTTCGGCGGAAGAAATAGAAGAAACCATGGCGGCTTTAAAAGATGGGATACAAGAGCTAGGCTCGGAGATGCAAGAAGCTTCATTAACTTTGGATGAGATTAAAGATGCCGCCGATAATACAAAAAACACGTTGACTGGGATAGTTACACAGATTGAAAAAGTGGATCATCGTATTCAGGAAATTAATGAGACAAATCAAAAGCAGGCAGATTTTTCACAGGATCTTTCAGCTTTAATGGATCAAATCAACAGCCAAACAGAGTTTATTGAAGAAGCCGTAGAAAATGCCAATGAACTTATTGAAACAACCAGTCATAGCTTAAGAGGGATTAATGAATCTACTAGCGAAATGACGGAGCAGGCAACAGAAACAAAACAAAAATTGATGAAAATCAAAGCATAA